A genomic window from Spirochaetota bacterium includes:
- a CDS encoding UbiX family flavin prenyltransferase: MIIVCITGASGAIMGIRLIEELLQKNKEVACIVSKSGWPVIQYELQTNVHTVKDILLQRSIDIQLLHNLKEYTPDDFFTPIASGSNPFDAAVVIPASMKTVAAIASGYADTLVHRVCDIALKEKRTLIVVPRETPMSAIHLHNLHTLTLNGASVVMPVPAFYNFPKTIEDVINFVVGRVLDLLHIEHTLYKRWNNEDTNR, encoded by the coding sequence ATGATAATTGTATGCATAACAGGAGCAAGCGGTGCTATCATGGGAATACGCCTGATAGAAGAGCTGTTACAGAAAAACAAAGAAGTTGCATGTATTGTTTCAAAAAGTGGTTGGCCTGTTATTCAGTATGAGTTACAAACTAACGTCCACACAGTAAAAGATATTCTGCTACAGCGCAGTATCGATATTCAATTGCTGCATAATCTAAAAGAATATACACCTGATGATTTTTTTACACCAATTGCAAGCGGCAGCAATCCATTTGATGCTGCAGTGGTCATTCCTGCATCAATGAAGACCGTGGCCGCTATCGCTAGTGGATATGCTGATACTCTTGTCCACCGTGTGTGCGATATTGCACTAAAAGAAAAGCGCACGCTAATCGTTGTGCCCCGCGAAACACCAATGAGTGCAATACACCTGCATAATTTGCACACATTAACACTCAATGGAGCTAGCGTGGTAATGCCTGTCCCGGCATTTTATAATTTCCCCAAAACTATCGAAGATGTTATTAATTTTGTTGTTGGCAGGGTACTGGACCTGTTACATATTGAACACACTCTGTACAAACGATGGAACAATGAAGATACTAACCGATAG